cataaatttttattttttcttatttatattgcTGTAAAGTATATTGACTTGGCCACTTTTCATACTATGATTCAGTACGAACTAAAAATATCATTATGTTACACCAGCTTCccacaaaataaatatcttttcaaaaatttaagatataggcttaaaattaattttattttataaaaaatattgttttaacatttagtgaatttttaataaaaatctaacaggcagttttttcatgaaaaattaaaatctacaaaaaatagtacgcaaaattggtaaaaattgatgttcggttcttgatatctcgtgaataatagaaaacattgatttcaaatgaatttatatattagaaataaaaaaaattaagaaatgcttctaaaattagtaaacaattggttaaccattaaaaatctcgttaacaaaagtatatttgaaatcaaactatttcatcatatgcaaaatattattggttattttttaatttcttagaatagttcaactgataactttttcaaaaaaaacaggaaaagctacaaatcttttaagaaagacaaaacgacagacaggatgggaagttatcagtgtggatcgcatccaaggctcttttgatattattttatcCCAAAAGTTATTTATGTGAAGATATAATTTTCGagttgaaaaatgtattcaaaacacaaaatatcaaaacaaaatttggattGTCAAGCTCTTTGTAATGACATAGAATTCAAGATATTACCTCAACATATTGTGATAGTGAGCAGTTGGTTGAATTTTAACGTTTGGTCAGTTACAATTTCATATTAAGGAGGCAAATCCTTCTtaacttaattaattaagaaattgcctttacaataaaaatgataaaatactGTTAAGCACTCGTGACTTTTATAGCGATATTCTATGGTTTGGTTTAGTTAAATCTTCTGCTAATTGATCTTTAATTTATTGGGAttacaaatctttaaattaattaacatcGCAATAggttaaaaactatttcaaaataacACTCCTTAAAAACGCCAAAAAACCGCTTTTTAGCTATCTCTGCAAGACAATTGCGGTTAGCTGCTCGTCTGTTGAAACCATTTTTGAGGTCAGTGAGTCGTAGGCGTCAAGTTGCTATGTATTTTCGGAAAAGTTGTTCTTTTGAGGCACTTTTTCTCAGAAAAGCAGCTACTACGTGCCATTAGACAACCGTGTCTGTTATCACCCTCACTAAGCCTGCCATTAGCTTAAATATCAACTGGTTTCCTTTCCCGCTAAAAATTAGCACTCACCTTAGACTATGAAAAGGTACATCTATATCTCCATTTATCGATATTTTtcctattttctatttttattgttaacagGAAACGTTCTACTCatcataattaatttaaataacgcGCTTACGAATAATCTccatttattgatatttttcctattttctatttttattgtgAACAGGAAACTTTCTACGCatcataattaatttaattaacgcGCTTACGAATAAaactgtttgttttaaaaatatttttttctacttttaagGGGGTTTCTCTTCAGAATATAAAATGGGAAATATTTGCAGCACATCCCAAAAAAATTGCAAGGATGCGGATTCAGAAATGTCCGAGGGGTGAGTATAATTTCAATTTACGTAGgactttcttataatttattgttttttagtgGTGGGTCTGATGGAGAATATAAATCCCCAACAAAAGATCAAGACGAAGACAAAATATTACACGAGAAAACAGATCCTGTTAATACTCCTGATTCAAATAATACCGTGAACCCAAAAAATGGTATATTTCGTATTtcataatgtttaaatattcctaaaaaactatataattcaaacatcttttccaaCAGATACTAATGAATTTACACATCACCCAAACTGcgacgaaaatgaaaaaattaataagacaaATGTTAGTTGTGGGGCAAACACAAACTCCATTTTCGGAAAGCCTCCCAAACATAATGCAAAAATTGTTCTCTACATAATAATGAGTAACAGGAATGAGTATGagaaacaattttgtataatcAACCGATTTCTACCCGATCTTTTGACACATGCCCGGGCAAAAGGATTCGAATTGACTGTATCTTTCACGCACCatgaaattttaagtaaacataAAAACGACCATTCGTCAAAgaatgaaatcaatgaaaatccCTTTCGTCATCATGAGGAGTtggaaaatcatttaaatgaaatcaatagGCACAAAAATTCGTATATAGTTCcagttatattttttggaaattctttaGAATATCTCCATTGTCCTAccaaaatagaacaaaaagattttagttttttacttTCAATAACTTCAAAGGATCAAAGTGAtctcttacaacaattttacaAAGCTGATACACCGGGTCAATCGTCTACGTCATATAGTTTAAATTCGCATTcgtcattaaaaaaagaggagACTGAACAAATTCTTGAAACATTTATAACACTCATGccaataaacttaaaaacaacttaTCTTGCAAGCACAGTTGAAAAGATAATAAATGATGTTGTCCTTAAATCAAAAGACATGATCAAGCATTGTGTATGGATTCAAGATGAAAATTCATCAGAATCATGTGCACCAGATAGTGCATTAATTAAGTCAGAGGTATCAACCAGGCACTCGAATCTCAATTGTCAGTTGAGAGACGAAATTCcggttaaaaatattataccaCCTTTGTTGTCTTCCGACGAAGATGAAGAAATATACGATTTGCTGAAAGATGTGTTGAAATCAAACATTGATAGCGTTATGCATGAGCATTTGGTAAAATATAACTCTCGGAATACACATGGTTTATGTAAGCCAATTGTAGATGAGATTGAAGCCGTGAGAAGACATTCCATTGCAATTGGAGCAAACCTCGACAGCCCTTATGATTTGGAAGGAATTTTAAAGTAAGTAACAGCTTAGTTTATCGTGTAAACATATTCCCTTGAAAGAAGAATCTTCTTCATTTCTCAGAACAAAGTTTATATAATACTTcggtataaataaattacagcCTTGAAGTTGAATAATTCATGAAATACAATTTGAAACGATCACGACGATTCGATACAGTAGTGTGTTAAAAGTAACCCGAAATTCCCATATATGTTTTTGGTCGGACCTAATTAAATGTGGTTATAATTTTTAcatcaaatgtttttattatatttttgatacttATTTTCTACAACAATTAtatcacaaaatatttaattgacttAAAGTTATGCAATGTCAATagcgtttcttttttttgaaatcgtttgctttttttgatttttattaaatagacgtgtagaacaacaacaaaaaagtttaaaatttatagtATTGCGTATGACTACACttaaaagtgttttaattttgGTACACTCTATGCATCTTTAAATAATACTGGACAAAAACCAATAGGAGCTAAGTTTTTGATTGATGTGACATCGATTTTAGTGCTTGTTTATCTTAATATTAATCCATCACTCAACATTTCCTGGTAAACTTATAACCGATTAGTATCAGTTTTATTCATAGATGCATTACAGCTagatacttaaaataaggtttttaatttgattggaCAAAATTTCATTACTTCTgttgcacaaacaaaacaatacttttttaaagaatttaattgtCCTGAATTCGAATCGTGTCTTTAAATTCTTATATTAAAACACACATTCTTATATTAAAACACACAACATATcctttaacaataaaatgtatgatAACTTTCCGAAGTAAAAACCTTTATCTTCTAGATACAAGTTAAATCATTTCAGAATAATGCTTTGTTTTTGTGATTTCTCATTAGTTATCACTTATGAGATGACTTATGCGTCTTCATTTAACTTTATGAGGTagtagtaataaaaaaaattttattttcaatttaatatttttatacatttttgagtttAACTCGAAAGAAAGTtatgttgaaaaatttaaaaaaacttacgaCAATGACATAAAGAGTCTTCTGTCGGGCAAgtgaaaagatacaaattatttaacatttgattACATTTATATCAATCAGCTCTGCAATTTCCGTTAAGGACATCAATAATTTCAGCTTCATTTAGAGTTGCCTTTTCAAAATGTCTTATCCTGAATTTTCTTAGTACCAGACACCTGCCTAGAAAATGTTgtatatcttcttcttctttcatgTTGTATAGGCTACATAATGTTGATGCGTTGCCTCCGTTGAGTGAGATAAGATCGCTTCTAGCTTTGAAAACCATGATATTTTGTAAGGCTCCAAGTCATCTGTTATGTATTGCGGTCCTATTGAATAATACAACATCTACATCTTAAAAATTCGTGTGCTGCTTTCTCTTGTTTTCTGCTCTGCTTCTTGATTTGCATTCGATTTTAGTTGATCAAAAATTTGTGTGTTATTGACAATCCAATCTCTTTCATTTGTCATGTTCTCATCCCAGTGCAAGCCGAACCTGTTTCCGATAGTATTAATCTCCTTAACCCAAAAAAGTTGCTTTGGAGTGAGCAGAACACCAAGATATATGTACTATCCGAATTTCTTCTccgttgaaaatcaacttttccCTATTGTATAGCCTGCCACCATTTCGAAAGACCATAATTTCCGATTTTGAGAGATACGCTTCGAGATTCCAACTGTCGCAGTATTCTTCAAACGTTCTATCATGCGTTGCAAAACCTCCACATCCTCTGCTAAGATCACCATGTCAGCATACAGCAACAACTTTATATTCAAACTGTCGATATTAAGACCTCCTTCAATAATCGCATGTagatcatttatatataaagcaAAAAGTAAATGTGATAGAAGGTATCCTTGTTTCAACCCATATAGTGTTTCGAAGTACTCCGATAGCTCCCTTCCTGTCCACACTGCTGATTGAGTATCAGAGTAAATGCACTCTAGCAGGTTTACAAATTTAGTTGAGACTCCCATTTCACGTATAAAAGTTGTCTGGAGATTTTATCAAAAGCCGCCCTTAAGTCCACAAAAAAAGCATAGACTTTCTTTTGTTCGGCCAGCTTAATATGTACAATAGACGCCAAGTTATAGATATTATTCACTGTAGAATATTTCTTTCTAAAGCCAGCCTGATATTCTGTTAATATATTAGTTTGTTCCACCCAATTATAATCATTCCATTTAAGTTTCGGCAAAAAATTGTTGGGGCAGGTTCCGCTATCAGTGTTGTTTTTCTGAAAGCTCAATTTTATTGGTAAGTGATCCGACCATATAGCATTTTCTACATTAAACCGCACTACAAACATCAGCATATCGtgtgaaacaaacaaatatcatTCACCAATTCTCCTATATTACTAACGTAAGTTAGATTCCCTTCTTCGTCTCCTTTTGTTTTGCCATTAAGAATAACGAGCCTGTTGTCGTTGTAAAACTCCAAAAACTCCTTTCCTTTTGTATTAATAGTGATATCTTTAGAACGGCGTATTTCGAGTCCAGCAGTACATCTGGATTTATAAAACTCCTCGATATCTTGCTGTAAATTACCCATTCTTACATTCATATCACCCATAACTATGagattttcaaaagtatttttattaagaaaggATTTAACTGCCTCGAGATCGTTTTGCCAGTTTGTCGTTCTTAGGTACATTGGTAAAAGAGTTAAGACTTTGCCATCaatttttatgttaattatGTCAACGCTTTCGCCGCTTATAAATTCATGGCGTATATCATCTTTGATCAGGCTCTTTTTGATTCCCTAAACCATTCCCCCTAAACCGTGTACGTTATATGACATGATACTAATAGCTTGTTTTAGTTCTTTaatgtttacaatatttaactttatgtgaaattttgtgaaacatTCGCTTAAGAGTTAATTTCTAGTACTTAttccaaatcaaatttaaaattacccgtttgtattttgttcaatacatttcaaaaatttgatgtttataACCTTTTGTTTCTATACCGTTTTCGTTTTGTATGATAAGATAATGAGgcttctttgaaaaaaaggtattgTATGTTTGGAAAATCACTacgaaatttattgaaaaaaatctacttgATGGATGTAGCCTTAAAGAGCATAACATACAGATTAATTTTCAAGCTAGAGCCTTCAAAAACCTAAAGCCTAACACGCAGCtaaagtgaaacgaattttttcggcggtctccaagtgcagagcaaaatgaaaacgaaaaccacagcggaaaaatatttgtggaaagttctgtcagctgtcaagtacAATTGAATTACCAGCCTATCTCCTGTGATTCTTCCTGTAATGTCTCGCCTTGATCTTAAACGTCAAGATCGGCCTCACTACCCGACTTCCTCTTGTCCCTACCTGTGACGTGATAGCGATGCTATCGCGTAAGGAACGCCACATTGCCCTGCAATCTTCActggaataaaaaaaagcttacatacggaattatttattaacattttattaagtaGTTTAGTTAGTACCTGGTTTTTTCACTTCTGCAGCTATATTACTCCAGAGGCTCGCaacggctgaattatttttgtgaagcctaTGCTCCAACTTCCAAGTAGCTTCACTGGCTTCGACCAATGaggccagtttctttttttcctccgaagagaaatctttttttttttcttcggcttatttcttgtaagtttcAGTTCACTGCTTGTCTTCATCACTTCTTTCACATCACCAATAACATCCTGAGTTTCCGATTCAGAAATGTAATGTTGGAACACAttagaaaaatccattttattaaattttaaatcaaagataaatccaaatcaaaacaccgaaagtcacgagtacacaatttttttcaattttaatttgtaaacaatttttttcaataaattaaacttcACCTCATGAAATCGTATGTTAGTTGATAGTTATTTTCAACGGAGAATCTAAAGACAAAAAAGCATAAAGCGACGTTTTTACATTCCATTCCAATTTATCcaagaaaatatatgtacaatgCAATAGGTTTCAAAATTACAGTTAAAGCAGCAAAACATGCATAACTTTCATATAACTTGTAACTAAGAAGCTACTAGGGTCTTTAAAAATCGGAAACATTTCAAGTTTTGTAATGAGTCAATTAAGCACCATAGTTTGCTTCAAATATTTCTGGTAGTTATTAATTGTATGCTTTGGGAAGTAGTGGTAtacgatattttaaaatgaataacacgaattttatgtttttaggtATATTCGCAGCGATTCATTATATCCTTTAGCTGTTTTTTCGCCAcctgaagaagaagaagtttttGGTTCGCAATTAGCATTTAGCCTAGAAAAATTGATGGAAGATTCTCATTTGATTTTGAGGTAAGGTTcctaaattgaatttattgtatccgtacataattaattttcttttctagctgtaagacaattttaaaatactataaacatttatataagttcaaaaaagtaattataataacaatattttcaaaaatagatatGCGCGTTTGACGGTTGTATCTTCGGAAGTAACATCTCTGTTAGCGTCGATAGCAGATCAAGTTTCAATAATAGTTGCTGGGAAACCATGTCATACACAACATGTAAGTCGACATCATCTTAAGATcatacaataatattttattttgtttgtgtttttatccTTAAACAGAGCATTCTCAATTACAAgcaaaaaatagaacaattaCTTGAGAGCAGTGATTTGAGtatcattataattattgaaTCTTCTGATAAAGTGTTTGGAGCAACAGATTTTGATTGGCtaccaaaaatttcaaaaccaaatgctaaaataattttatcaatatCAAGTAACGGAAATCCCACAAATAACGTATATGCAAAAGAACTCATCAATCGAGGTGTACCAAAAGAAAATTTACTGCCACTCTTACGTGATACAAGTACGAATAaggagaaaaatttaaaaactcatctTGAATCCAACCGTTTCGAAGCtaagttgaattcaaaattattatgttttggTGTGAAAATCGATAGCAATGATATAGAAAAAATGACTGAAACTTTGTTATGTACACTTGAATCAAAAATCGATGTTGAATTCTTAGAAATACTACTGGTTATTATAGCTATATCACCATACGGCTTATATGAGACTGattgcataaatatttttgaggaACAAGCTAAAATAGAAAAAGTGTGTTCTTTGACAAATTGGTCAAGATTTTGTTGGTTAATGGGACCGATGCTCACCCATACcgataacataaaattaataaataatgtaCTTAAATCTGctgttttgaagagatattcgAAAAACATTCTCCAAATCAAAACTACTATCAAACGATATTACGAAAATCAGCCGGACTCATTTTTAGACACAGAAAAGAACACGACAAGGTTTGTTTAtcaattgttattttatatattattttattttaatgtgatTTATAATATGGCCATGGAACATATAACAAATATGATTGAACTATTAACATTTTCTTAATACATTTTCTACAGATGTGATTGAGTCACCaactggtcgacaaaattacgttttttctgttcacaaacaaaacaatacttttttaaaggattaagatgtcccaaattcaaatcttgcctTTAAATTATGTCGCTTCTATATCTAATCTAATATCTCTTAAGAATGAATGATGGTTTTGCAAATTACAAATCCTTCTCTTCTAGatacaatttcaattattttagtatcttacttagtttttggaaattctcatAAGTTATGAGGGTTTATATGAAGATTTGACCAAACCTTTAATTTAACACTTTCATAGTttcgaaaaatactttttggagttaatttttagtgctaatttcgaaaccaaacttaaatttttaaaaatacccgttttcaacattatttctatatttttttaatgtatttcaaaaacttgatataagtTGATATAAAATTGTTAAGACAACTGATTCGGTATAAGAATAAAACGAACTTTCAAACCGTTTGCCTTTTTCTGAAGAAACCCGTTTTAGCATGAATGGCTTAccgtttctttcagattttagTAAGACAGATCTAACAACTCATGAAAGTTTTTCGAATATTATAGCAAATAATATGAATACTTCAACTAAAAATAGATGAAAatgattatagatttggaaaactatcacagattttttttgaaaaaagctacttcataaCTTAAGGTAGCCTCTAAAAGCCTTATAAgtccaattttaaaaagtctttgaaTTTAAGCCATTAGACCCATtgtaaaagtgcaattttattgccagtaagaaaaccttgtcgaccagtgttgTCATTAAAAGAAGAactcattttatatatttttaaaatttttaaaggaacattTCAAGTAACCTTTACATGTTTGTTGCAtccatgttttgttttgaatcagAAAAAGTTTGTTCACTGTTTCTTTCCATAGAAAGAGTTTTTATTcttgaagttaaataaattaaatattttttgtttttttagtttgaatggagagaaatattcaaaagtgCCACAGTATGATCTATCAATATTATCAGGAAGTGAGGAAAATATCattgaacaatattttacaaagtATTACTTTAAGGATTTATCATggatatcaaataaaattacctCCTCTGGATGTTTTCAATACTTATATGACATAATCATAGccgaagaaaaattcaaaaagacccTCGCTGATAGCTTTCAGCATATTGcattattaaaactatttttggcTCAAAATATGATGCAGTTGAATTATGATGGAAGtcagttttatacatttttcaaagtatttttgaaGAACACAATTGCGAAGGACGAATCATTGAATTCTAATGATTATATTCAACACTGGATTACCACAATTGaccaaattaaaataacataccTTGAAAGCCTAACTAATGATAaggataatgataatgataatcaAGAAAACATCCCCGATGGAACTAGATCTTACAATGAAGTTGTGATTCTGAAAAGGCCGGGCCATTTTATTGCTGCTATTAGTACAAACTGTGATGAGATTTGTGTCTGGGATgtgcataatttaaaaaaaattcgcgTACTGAAATCTGTTCCCCAACCTAGTTTGCTGTGCTCAATAAGAGATCTTGAAGTGGCAGTGCTCtgcaaaagagaaataaaagTTATAGATCTTGAAGAAGGAGAACACAAGGTTgactttgaaaactttttatctttttctttgatgacattttatgttttaaggCTACCCTGAAAGGAGTCATGAATCAAAAGATGCCATATTTTGGTCTGCACGATGAAGAACATTTAGTATGCCTATCTCGAAACAGAATGTATGTGAATCTAATGAATCTCAAAACAGGAGATTGTGCCACTTCTTTTAAGGCAGGAGAAGATAGATTTCTTAATTCATTGATAGTATCTGGAAATGGAAGGTAAGTGATTTTGaagtataaaaatttaaattattgtttttagtttcCATATTTATACATAAGTACATTATTGCGAGAAAGCGGTGCGACAAgagaaagaaataatttattaagctttgattaattaaaaaccttaaaaattataaccagcactatacaaaatttctaccacacaacacaacacaattaCTGATatgaaatttaacttttaacattCGCATTAAATAACGCTTTACTGTGCGAACTAGCGTGCGAATTTAGAAATAACGTGAATAGTTTTGGTCGCTAACGCTAAGGCatcatttttgtcaaaatgacgTTTGGTTAAGTTTACCAGGAAAATTTGGATAGTTTTAACCACAAAAATCCTTGgagaatttttacaaaattgtgtaaatcatttctcatacaaaatttgacgtAATTTGACATTTACCAAAAagtaaagttaataaatatatagtcttcaacttatcatattttttactaaaaagttttAGAAACCAGAGCattgaaaaaactattttcgaaACATCTCCATTGAAATGAACTGTCAAATGGGTGTGGAAACTTTTTCTGTAGTCTAGATAATACATCTCACGGaaacgtaatttttttataattctgtaTTTTATATCGTAACATCTCGTCtagcaaaaagtttttttttaatcagaatTACGTTTTACAATAGTATATATTGTGGCTCATCTTTTACCACGGTAGTACGGGCCTAATAGCTTcttataaaattcttactttgatcaaaaatattattaaagttttaggGTATTTTACATGTGAAATCTTAAATTGTCATGAGCGGGTACTAATTTGagggaattttttttgttgacatttgcaACAAATGTCCAGCATGGAAACGAAAAAACAATAgttgcaaaacaaattttaaaaagagaaattgttataatttcaaatattcttataaactagaaaaaattaaaccatCATAGTTTCCTGTGTTCAATAACTAAGAATTGATAGGACTGTGATTAAAGCCATGTGGGTAACTTcaaactttcgaaaaaaaaattggtctgAACCTACCTCGtatatttaacttcccataagaagttatttaatgggtccgatttgccaaattgtaaatttttacatttctcgaagtttcaaggtccctagagtcgaaataaaagatttttagaaaaatgcttTGAAGTCCGCCATCAAGAATGTTTCGGAAGTTTTAGAAGAAAATGTGACTTAGAATGATGTAAAGACATGCTATG
This window of the Eupeodes corollae chromosome 3, idEupCoro1.1, whole genome shotgun sequence genome carries:
- the LOC129951337 gene encoding uncharacterized protein LOC129951337: MGNICSTSQKNCKDADSEMSEGGGSDGEYKSPTKDQDEDKILHEKTDPVNTPDSNNTVNPKNDTNEFTHHPNCDENEKINKTNVSCGANTNSIFGKPPKHNAKIVLYIIMSNRNEYEKQFCIINRFLPDLLTHARAKGFELTVSFTHHEILSKHKNDHSSKNEINENPFRHHEELENHLNEINRHKNSYIVPVIFFGNSLEYLHCPTKIEQKDFSFLLSITSKDQSDLLQQFYKADTPGQSSTSYSLNSHSSLKKEETEQILETFITLMPINLKTTYLASTVEKIINDVVLKSKDMIKHCVWIQDENSSESCAPDSALIKSEVSTRHSNLNCQLRDEIPVKNIIPPLLSSDEDEEIYDLLKDVLKSNIDSVMHEHLVKYNSRNTHGLCKPIVDEIEAVRRHSIAIGANLDSPYDLEGILKYIRSDSLYPLAVFSPPEEEEVFGSQLAFSLEKLMEDSHLILRYARLTVVSSEVTSLLASIADQVSIIVAGKPCHTQHSILNYKQKIEQLLESSDLSIIIIIESSDKVFGATDFDWLPKISKPNAKIILSISSNGNPTNNVYAKELINRGVPKENLLPLLRDTSTNKEKNLKTHLESNRFEAKLNSKLLCFGVKIDSNDIEKMTETLLCTLESKIDVEFLEILLVIIAISPYGLYETDCINIFEEQAKIEKVCSLTNWSRFCWLMGPMLTHTDNIKLINNVLKSAVLKRYSKNILQIKTTIKRYYENQPDSFLDTEKNTTSLNGEKYSKVPQYDLSILSGSEENIIEQYFTKYYFKDLSWISNKITSSGCFQYLYDIIIAEEKFKKTLADSFQHIALLKLFLAQNMMQLNYDGSQFYTFFKVFLKNTIAKDESLNSNDYIQHWITTIDQIKITYLESLTNDKDNDNDNQENIPDGTRSYNEVVILKRPGHFIAAISTNCDEICVWDVHNLKKIRVLKSVPQPSLLCSIRDLEVAVLCKREIKVIDLEEGEHKATLKGVMNQKMPYFGLHDEEHLVCLSRNRMYVNLMNLKTGDCATSFKAGEDRFLNSLIVSGNGRILVCGDESQKPFSLLVWHLSQRRLLYDLRIPHHDLFTALSAITYEGLYVSVVAKEIKEPGPNFIVVYDLQSGTLFQKLKPACNTVAIAISQANGCVIAGLDNADILIWDLVTGNCRYTLTGHSAPATLMKLDPLGRCLLSGDKDGRDLSVRLWELSTGKSLAVYSPPNKISSCEILDNGLYTIIAMEDASDILILQLKNYDKSKTQSENCTQKSVDCKIHILKEN